TGCCGCGACTTCACGTTTCGGCGCACCACAGGATTTGATGTATCTGATTAATGAATTACACCGTAATGGCATCGGCGTTATTTTAGACTGGGTTCCCGCGCACTTTCCGGGGGATGCCAATGGCCTGCATTTTTTCGACGGGACTTTTCTTTACGAACACGAGGATCCGCGCAAAGGTTTCCACCCCGAATGGAAATCGCATATCTTCAACTATGGCCGCCCAGAGGTGAAATCATTCCTGATTTCAAATGCCATGTTTTGGCTCGACCGCTATCATGCCGACGGTTTAAGGGTGGATGCAGTTACCTCCATGTTGCATCTCGATTATGCCCGAAACGAGGGCGAGTGGGAGCCTAATGCCGAAGGCGGTAATGTGAATCTCGAAGCCAAGAAATTCTTACAGGATTTCAATGTAGCCGTTTACAAAGAGTTTCCGGGCATCCTAACGGTGGCAGAAGAAAGTTCAGACTTCCCCATGCTTACAAAACCCGTACACGAAGGTGGCGTAGGTTTCGGCATGAAATGGATGATGGGCTGGATGCATGATACCCTAAAATATTTTAAGGAAGAACCCATTCACCGAAAATACCATCACAATAAACTCACGTTTGCCTCCATGTACGTGAATAAAGAAAACTACATGATGCCTCTCTCGCATGACGAAGTCGTACACGGCAAATCGAGCCTTATCTATAAAATGCCGGGGGACGAATGGCAAAAATTTGCCAACCTTCGGGCACTTTACACCTATATGTTCACACAGCCTGGCGCCAAACTATTGTTCATGGGGAATGAATTTGCCCAGACCAATGAATGGAACTTTGCGCAAAGTTTAGATTGGCACCTGCTGAAATATCCCATACATAAAGGTTTACAGCAATACGTCAAAGCGCTGAACGCCCTTTACTCCACCGAAGAATCTCTTTACCAAAACCAATATAAACCCGATGGTTTTGAGTGGGTGGAAGCCAATGATGCCGAGAATTCCGTATTCATTTACCTTAGAAAAAATAGCAACCAATCGCAAATCACCATGACGGTGCTAAACCTTACACCACGGGTATTAGACTACAAAATCGGTGTAGATGAAGGCACCAATTGGCAAGTGATTTTAAACTCTGATGAAAAAAAGTTTGGCGGAAGCGGGGTGATGGCAGAAATTATAGATGAGGAAGATGATGAGTGGATGTACCGCCCGAACAATATCGTACTCCGTTTGCCGCCTTTGGCAGGGGTTATTCTAAAGCACTGCGGACCACCGGTGGCGCATGTTTAAACCAATAGTTGTATGAGGATTCTCAATCTTTCAATGGAATGTTATCCGGTGGCCAAAGTGGGCGGACTGGCAGATGTGGTGGGCGCGCTGCCCAAATACCTTAACCGTATCGATGGTGTTGAAAGTGCCGTAATCATGCCTTGGTATAACAAACCCTTTGTGCATCAGCATCAGTTCGAAACGGTATTCACTGGCTTCATTCGTCAGAAAAACCAGTTGCTCGAGATTGAAATATCGAAGGAACAATCTCAACTCTTAGGTTTTGATCTGTATCTTATCAAGATTCCCGGCTTGTTGGATCGGGACCAGCCTTACGGGTATTGGGATGAAAGTCAGCAGTTCCTGGCTTTCCAACATGGTATCCTGCACTGGCTCAGCGAAATGAAGATCCGGCCCGATGTGTTGCACTGCCACGACTATCATACGGGCCTCGTCCCTTTTATGATCGAAAATTGTCCCGAGTTTAGTTTCCTGAAAGGCATAAAAACCATCGGTACCATCCATAATGGCGAATATCAGGGAGATATGTCCTGGGAAATGGCAGATTATCTGCCTTGGTTCGAGGGTGGGAATTGGGGTTTGCTGGACTGGAACGGACGCATAAATCCACTCGCCGCCATGCTCAAATGCTGCCACGCCTTTAACGCCGTTTCTAAAGGATATATGACGGAACTCTTTGATCAGTTGCGGGGGTTAGAGTCTTTGGTACAGCACGAACACCGCAAGGCTTTTGGTATCCTTAACGGTATTGATACAGGTGTCTGGAACCCCGAAACCGACCATTACCTTGATTTTCATTATAATAAAGAAACCGCTTCGGAAGGTAAACGTAAAAATAAAGCGGCGCTTTGCGCGGCATATGGCCTGGATCCTAAGTTGCCGCTTTTTAGTTTTATTGGCCGTTTTGCCGGTGAAAAAGGTGCCGACCTGCTTCCCGAAATCGTAGCCAACAGTATCCGCGAGACTTTTGGCGGCCTCAACGTAATGATCTTAGGCTCCGGGGATCAGGATGTTGAAAATCAGTTACTCCATCTCAACCAGGTGTTCTCCAACTTTGCCCTCGATTTAGGTTATAAGGAAGATCTTTCACATAAGATCTATGCGGGTTCAGACTTCCTGCTCATGCCTTCGCGTGTAGAGCCGTGTGGCCTCAACCAAATGTATGCGATGCGCTATGGTACCGTACCGATTGTGCGCTATACTGGTGGCTTGCGAGATACGGTGCGCGATGTTTCAGTGGGCGGCGGCGGTGTAACCTTTGGTTCGGCAACCGCCAATGATGCCGTGCATGCCATGCATCGCGCCATGCATATATACAACCATGATGGGTTGATGGGGCAGTTGGTGCAGACCAATATGTCCTATGATTTCTCTTGGGAAAAATCTGCGATGGAGTATCTGAAACTTTATGCTGACTAAGTTCTAAACAATCATTAATGATTCACTTTTAACGTGAAAAAGTTCAATAAGAGCGTCGAAATTTAATACAACCGTGTCGAAGCCCTGTTATCCTGATACCGAATTATATTCCTCCAAGTGAACCATATGATGCCATTGCAGCGCTTCAGTAGGGCGATATACTCTTTAATGCTCCATCCTCCGGATAGATTCTTCCGCAAACCAGCGCAGTTTATCCATTTGCCTACGCGCTTTTCTCTGCCCGAATAACGAAGCCAGATAAGTTAATATCAACAGTACCAGCATCCCCAACGATGCAGGCAATGCCCACCGGAAGTCGGTGCTGCCAATTTGCAACGCTACAAACCACACGGTGAAGAATACCATCCACAGCATACAGAAGATGAAGTAAAGAAACATGAAGAACGTCCATACCGCGGCACTCGGCCCGAAAATTCCACGGATCACCGTCGTGTTGTCCTCGGTTTCAGCCCGCAGGGACAGGGTTGGCTTCCAGTAATTATCTTCATCGGTTTTCACCGTAATCGTGGCACTTTCGGTATTGATATTTCCTGAAAATTCGGCAGTGTTTTCCGCCAGGAAGATTGTAAGGTGGGCCGTATAATCTTGCCGGCTCAGCGAAGTGTAGATCTTAAACCTTGGCCGCGCACGGATGCTGTCCAGTACAGTTTGTTCAATTTTCATCTTGGTAAGGGATTGGGTCTGTTAATATAATCTCTACGTTCAGTATCTGTCCGGCACGTTCAATCTTGAACTGCACGGTTTTTCCGTCTTCTTGTTTCAAAAGATTATTAAGTTGTTGCAGGGTATAAGCGCTCGCTTTACGCCCGTTTACATGGGTGATCTTGTCGTTTTTCCGTAAACCCGCGCTTTGGCAGGGCGAGTTTTGCCGGCAGCCAGCCACAGAATGCTGCGGTTTCAGTACAAAATGATACCGGAAGCCCGCGCTGGCATTGTACACAGATACGCCTTCAGGTTCGCCGGGCACTTTGGTGGGCAAGATATTCACAAGGTCGCTTTCCCATACCATCCCGTCGTGCTGAATATCAAGTCCGCTTTTATTGAAAAGGAAGGGGTCTTTATAATACCGGTTCTTCTTCAGATAGATTTTATTTTCAGGGTAATTGAATATTATTGTGAACCGGCGCAGGACTTCACTGCCTACCGAGCCTTTCCTTCCCGGTATAAGCCGCAGGTTTTGTATCGAATATTCATCCGGCATGGCTACCAAAGGTTTCACGAAAGCAAATTCACCCAAGTACAACCCACGTATGCGGCTGCGTTTACCAAAAATGTCGCCATTGAATCCCTGTCCGAGATAATCATCAATGAATGGGCGGTTATACACAAAACCCGGAATCAGTTTCGGGAACAGCCATACGGCATCGCTGTTGCCCAGATCCAGCAATAGTTTCGTGGGTTTTCTATCGTGCGTCAACTCAATGTCCGCAGCGATGTACGGTTTGTTACCTTCCACGGTGATCTCGAACTCGCGGAAGGTTTTCTTCGGTACATAGCTTCCTACAGGATGTATGGTAATCCTCTTTCTGATGTAATCAATTTCCACCGGGTGGTTTTTAAAGAAATGGTAGCCAATGATCCCATTGACCGGTATGCCGACATGGGAAGAGAAGTTAATGTTCTCATCCAGAATAATAAAGACCGTATGCTGCGCATCGTTGTAATTTGGGCCTACCGTTACCAGATTGTTATCGGAGCGTAGGCCCTCGATGTTTTTGTTTTCTCCAAGACCGGAAAAGGTTATTTTTTCTACTTTATTGAAGTTTACTTCTTTGTCTTCCAGGCTGAAAAGGATGGTTTCATTAACACCGGAGTCCAGAAGAAACGTAAGATTTGTGCCATTGATGCTGAGTGGCACAAAAATTAGATTGTTAATTAACTGAAACGGTATCACGGTTTTTTTATGTCCTGAGACAGTGAAGCCCTGTTGCGCAAAGGCAACTGAACTATATAAAAAAACATGATGAGCAGCAGTTTCATGAAATGAAATTACAATATTTCTGTAACAGTTTAAAAATATACGGGTTAAATCACCGAAAAACATACATTTGTTATATGCAACACCACGAAATTACCGAGAAATTCAGGCAACTTGTCGAAAATAAGTTCCAAATCTATAATTCACTGTTTATGAGTCTGCCTTATGACAGAATGACGAATATCGGCATGCTTTTACCATTTCTTTATGAAGAAAGCAAGGCCGGTTATCAGCTGGGGAAAAGCCCCGAAGAAATTATAGAAGAATTCTTCATTAAACATACCGGGTTACAGACAGAGGAACAAAAAACCGAACTCTTGTTTAAGATCATACAGTATATTGAACGACAGGTTGTTTTGTTTGACAGTATTGAAGATGCTGCTTTTTCGCAGTTACACCCCGAAAGCGAATCTGGCACGCTGCTTCAGTTGTATGAACGTGCCATGCAGGACCGGCGCTTGGATGCTGTGCGGAAAAAAATGCAAGACTTCTCGGTGCGGGTGGTCTTCACGGCGCACCCTACACAGTTTTACCCGAACGCGGTACAACGCATTTTGCATGACCTGAGGTCGGCTATTATGAAAGATTCGGTGACAGACATCGACATGCTGTTGCAGCAACTTGGCAAAACACCGTTCCTCAACCGCGAGAAACCTACGCCCTTGGATGAGGCTCTCAGTATTATTTTCTATCTGCGTTACGTGTATTACGATTCTATCGGTGAGCTTTACCGTAAAATAAAAAACACCTTTGGCAAAGACCACGACCAGCCTAATCCCAATATTTTTCAGTTAGGGTTCTGGCCAGGTGGCGACCGCGACGGTAACCCATTTGTCACCGCGGATATTACACGCAAGGTGGCGCAGCAACTGCATATTTCGATACTTAAATCTTATTACGCACATCTGAAAAAGTTACGCCGGAGACTTAGTTTCCGTGGCGTCTCTGATGAACTGGACATGCTTAGTGAAGAAATTTACAGCGCTGTGTATGACGGCAGAAACATCAGTGAAAAGCAAATTCTCAGTCGCATCAATAATGCCGAAGAAATCTTGATGACACAACATAACGGATTGTTCAGTAATCTGCTTGATGACTTTAAGGATAGGGTGACGATATTCGGGACGCATTTTGCTACACTCGATATCCGCCAGGACAGCCGTGTGCATCAGCAAGTCATTGATGAAATTGTGTGGCGAAAAGCAGGCTTTACGCATGAGCTTACCTCGGAAGAAAAACTTCATTGGTTGCTGTCCACACACGAAGTCATCCGGCCGGAAGAATTTGATGAAGTCACCAAAGATACACTTGAAAACATCATCAATATCAAAACCATCCAGCAGACCAATGGTGAACGTGGGATGAGTCGTTATATCATCTCAAATTCTGATGAGGTAAAAGATGTACTGAACGTTTTTGCGATGTTCAGGCTTTGCGGATATGCGGAAGAAGACATTAAAATGGATATTGTTCCCCTGTTTGAGACCATGCAGGGCCTAGATGCCGCCGCAGATGTGATGAAATCTCTATATGAATTGCCTGTTTACCGCCGCCATCTTGAAAGACGGGGCAACCAGCAAACCATCATGCTTGGTTTTTCTGATGGAACAAAAGATGGCGGATACCTAAAAGCAAATTGGGAAATCTACCAGACCAAAGAAGAACTAACCAAACGCTCCGAGGAAAATGGCATTAACGTCATCTTTTTTGACGGACGTGGTGGCCCGCCGGCGCGTGGCGGCGGGAAAACCCATGATTTCTATGCCGCGCAGGGCAAGACCATTGCCAACCATAAGATTGAAATTACCATCCAGGGGCAGACCATCACCAGTGTGTTCGGGAATAAGGACCAGGCAAAGTATAATTTCGAGCAGTTATTGACCGCAGGTATTGAAAGCGAAGTATTCAAAAATGATAAAAAAGACATTGAGCCTTCCGAAAGAGCGTTGATTGCCGAACTTGCGGAACTGAGTTTCCGTAAATATACCGACCTGAAATCGCATCCCCGTTTCGTGCCTTATTTGCAGGAAATGAGTACGTTGCAATACTACGGTAAAACAAATATCGGCAGCCGCCCTACCAAACGCGGCGCAGACGGCGATTTGAAGTTCGAAGATTTGCGCGCCATCCCCTTTGTAGGTTCATGGAGCCAACTGAAACAGAACGTTCCGGGTTTCTTCGGATTTGGTTTCGCGCTGAATGAGCTTAAAAAACAGGACAGGTTTGATGAGATAAAGGCCTTATACCGCGGTTCGGACTTCTTTAAAACTTTGGTACTGAACTCGATGATGAGTATGAATAAAACCTATTTCCCATTGACTTCTTACATGAAGGATAATGAAACATACGGCGAATTCTGGCAGATATTATTTGATGAATATCAACTTTCAAAATCCATGATGTTAGAACTTACAGGTTTTAAAATGTTGATGGAAGAGGAACCATTGTCGCGCAAGTCTATAAAAATCAGGGAGAAAATCGTACTGCCGCTCCTCAGTATCCAACAGTATGCGTTAATGAAACTACATAAAAACGAAGGAAACCGCGAGGCCTATGAAAAACTGGTCATGCGGTCGCTTTTCGGGAATATCAATGCCAGCAGGAATTCGGCTTAGCAGAAAGAACTGAAAATTCGCTCATTGCAAAATACATGTTTACAGTACTATTATGTCGGTTAATATAATTTTTGTATTTTAACGTCTTGTTTAATGTATAGCATAATATATCTTACATTACCAATTTACGTTAAACCCGTTAAAATATATAAAATATGAAGATAGGACTATTTGGATTTGGAAAAACCGGTAAAGCTGTCGCTAATGTGATTTTGCAACATGAAGAATTCATACTTGAATGGGTGTATCGCCAGAGCAACATTTTAGAAGGCCGCAGCGTCCCTGAATTTCTGGGTGTGCAATCGGATGATCCGGGTACAATTTATTCTTCACAATCCATTTCTGTCGAAGACCTGCTAAGGGCACAGCCAGTAGATATGGTGATTGATTTCTCTTCCGAAACCGGCCTTTCGGTTTATGGGGAAGCCGCGGCGGATGCCGGTATAAAAATCATCAGTGCGGTATCGCATTATGGCGAGTCTCAGAAAGCTATGTTGCAGAAACTTGCCCAACGCACGGTTGTATTCTGGAGCCCTAATATTACTTTAGGCGTTAATTATCTGCTTTTTGCGGCACAATTCCTGAAAAAAATCGCTCCTTGGGTAGATATTGAGATTAATGAAGAGCACTTTAAAGAGAAAAAAGGCACCTCGGGCACCGCTGTAAAACTGGCGCAAGCCCTTGAAATTACAGAGAATAACATCAACTCCGTCCGTGCCGGTGGTATTGTGGGAAAACATGAAGTCATATTTGGTTTTCCGTATCAAACTGTCAGGCTCATCCATGAGTCGATTTCCCGTGAGGCTTTTGGCAGCGGTGTCATCTTCGTGGCAGAGAATCTAAAGACAGACCAGCCGGGACTTTATAAGTTTGAGGATATTCTGTTGCCCTACTTCTCTCCGCAACAGGTCATTCAGGAATAAAAATCTTCGTGTTGACAGTTTTTCGGATAATCTTTAATCCCATAAATCACCAATGTAAATAGTAGGGAATACATTCTTTTAATTTTCCCGAGCATTTTAATTTTCTTAAATTTGGATAAATATTTTTTATGAAGAAAATACAAATGGTTGACCTGCAAAGTCAATATTATAAGATAAAAGCAGATGTAGATAATGCGGTGCTTAATGTGCTGGATTCTGCGGCATTTATTAACGGACCAGAAGTGAAATCCTTCCAGTCGGAACTGGAGGCTTATCTTGGCACCGAGCATGTCATCCCATGTGCCAATGGTACGGATGCGCTGCAGATTGCCCTTATGGCGCTGGACCTTAAAGAAGGTGATGAGGTGATTACGGCCGATTTCACTTTTGCCGCTACCGTGGAGGTGATTCACCTGTTAAAACTGAAATCAGTTCTTGTGGATGTAGATTATGATACTTTCACTATTGATCCTGAAAAACTTAAGGCCGCGATAACGCCCAGAACCAAAGCCATTATCCCGGTTCATCTTTTTGGGCAATGCGCTAACATGGAAGAGATCCTAAAGATCGCGCGCGAGCATAACCTGTATGTCATCGAAGATAATGCACAGGCCATTGGCGCCGATTTTACCTTCTCTGATGGGACCGTGAAAAAATCCGGGACAATGGGTACGGTAGGGACCACTTCCTTTTTTCCATCGAAAAATCTGGGTTGTTATGGAGATGGTGGCGCTATTTTTACCGATGATAATGATCTCGCACACAAGATCCGTGGGATTGTAAACCATGGGATGTATGAAAGATATTATCATGACGAGGTGGGGGTAAACTCGCGTCTGGATAGTATTCAGGCTACAGTTTTAAGGAAAAAACTTCCGCAGCTCGATGCATATAACGAGGCACGGCGCAAAGCGGCAGATTATTATGATGAAGCCTTTGCCAATCATCCGCACCTGTTGGCGCCAAAACGCGCAGATTACTCAACCCATGTATTTCATCAGTACACGCTTCGGGTACTGAATGGTAAGCGTACGGCACTTCAGCAATATTTGGCCGAAAAAGAAATTCCGGCGATGATTTATTATCCGGTAGCTTTAAGGAAACAAAAAGCATATTATCAGGAGAGTAATGATGCCGATTTTGTGAATACAGACAAGCTTCTTGATGAGGTTATCTCGCTTCCGATGCATACCGAGCTTGATGAAGAGCAACTGAAATATATCACGGATGCCGTACTTGATTTCTTTAAATAAACCCAGCAAAATTTAACATGACAATTCTTGTAACGGGTGGCCTTGGCTATATAGGTTCGCACACAGTGGTAGAACTTTTAAAGAATGAGTTTGAAGTGGTGATTGTGGATGATCTTTCCAATTCGGAAAGATTTATCCTTCAAAATATAGAGAAAATTGCAGGTAAGAAACCGGCGTTTTTCCCTTTTGACCTGAAACGGAAGGAGTTGCTTACGCAGATTTTCGACGCGTACGAGATTGCAGGCTGCATTAATTTTGCCGCTTACAAAGCTGTAGGCGAAAGCCAGGAAAAACCGCTTGATTATTACGAAAACAATCTGTTTACCCTCATCAATATTCTACAGGAATTTAAAGTGCGAAATATCTCGAACTTTATCTTCAGTTCGTCCTGCACGGTTTATGGCCAGGCTGATGAGATGCCGATTGATGAAAACACGCCACTGAAAACGCCGGAATCCTCTTATGGCAAAACCAAACAGATGGGAGAGGAAATCCTGAAAGACTTCGCAACGGCTTATGGGCGTAGGGTGTCCCTGCTTCGCTATTTTAATCCGATAGGTGCGCACCCGAGCGCCTTGTTAGGCGAACTGCCCATCGGTATCCCGAATAATTTAGTTCCGTACGTTACACAGACAGCAGCCGGAATCCGCGAGAAACTCAATATTTGGGGCAACGATTATCCTACTGAAGACGGTACCGCCATCCGGGATTATATTTATGTAGTTGATTTGGCGAAAGCCCACGTAAAAGCCTTACAGAAGCTAATAACGTCAAATGAAGAAACCGTCATTGATATCTTCAATATCGGTACCGGGAAAGGATCATCCGTATTGGAAGTGGTAGAAGCCTACGAACGCGCTAACAATGTCAGCGTACCCTACGAAATCTGCGAGCGGCGCCCCGGTGACATCACCATCGCATACGCCAATGCCGATAAAGCAGAACGGGAACTCGGTTGGAAGGCTGAAACATCCCTGGAAGAAGCACTCCGCACAACATGGGAATGGCAGAAATACTTGGAATCACGCCTTTAAACAAGGGGTTTTCTTACGTTATTACTGTCATGGGTACAACATAGGTACAACATTTTAAAAATTTTCAGTAAACAGGTAGATTCCCTGCTCGTGTTGTTTTGCCTGAAAATTTAAAGATTGATATTCAGTAAGCATCGAACAATAATAAGAATGGCTGGCTTTTGCCCAGCCATTTGCTATTAGGAGCTCATTCAGACATTCCCCTGAAGGCAGAATAACATAGGCCAACTGGCGCAGCCAGAAGTCCAATTCGTTTTTCTTTTCGGTGAGGATTGTGATACGTGTTCCAGGTGGGCACACCTGGAGCACGTAACCTAAACTCTTCAGACCGAGTTCCAGTAAGAAAGCTGCAGGCAGGTGGCTTTTCGCTTCATCCTCGCGCATTTTCCGGCTCATGTGCACTTGCGGTGCATCGAGGCCGTAAAGTCGGATTTCTTTGCTTTCCTGACCGAATTCTTCTTTTGCGATAATGGTATCTCCATCCAGAACTCTTTCCACAATCCAATGCGTTTCGGTAATTATTCCCGGAATCTGGAAATACTTTGCTGACGGATTTTCTGTTTTGCTGACGTTCATGGTAGTGTATTTTGGGTTAATTTCATTGTAATGCATTGATTTACTGTGTTTTAACTAT
This DNA window, taken from Chryseobacterium sp. 6424, encodes the following:
- the glgB gene encoding 1,4-alpha-glucan branching protein GlgB — translated: MERVLPHSLFTDADIYLFREGKHYRLYEKFGAHTIEKNSNKGVYFAVWAPNAEAVSVIGDFNHWGSGLHKLYPRWDGSGIWEGFIEGLGWGDIYKYAIRTATGVLLEKGDPFALSWEQHVQASSVISTTWFEWQDQDWLASRQNKDIYNTPLSIYEVHLASWMRGTDHPERFLSYREMAERLVPYLKEMNFTHVELMPVMEYPYNPSWGYQVTGFYAATSRFGAPQDLMYLINELHRNGIGVILDWVPAHFPGDANGLHFFDGTFLYEHEDPRKGFHPEWKSHIFNYGRPEVKSFLISNAMFWLDRYHADGLRVDAVTSMLHLDYARNEGEWEPNAEGGNVNLEAKKFLQDFNVAVYKEFPGILTVAEESSDFPMLTKPVHEGGVGFGMKWMMGWMHDTLKYFKEEPIHRKYHHNKLTFASMYVNKENYMMPLSHDEVVHGKSSLIYKMPGDEWQKFANLRALYTYMFTQPGAKLLFMGNEFAQTNEWNFAQSLDWHLLKYPIHKGLQQYVKALNALYSTEESLYQNQYKPDGFEWVEANDAENSVFIYLRKNSNQSQITMTVLNLTPRVLDYKIGVDEGTNWQVILNSDEKKFGGSGVMAEIIDEEDDEWMYRPNNIVLRLPPLAGVILKHCGPPVAHV
- a CDS encoding glycogen synthase, with protein sequence MRILNLSMECYPVAKVGGLADVVGALPKYLNRIDGVESAVIMPWYNKPFVHQHQFETVFTGFIRQKNQLLEIEISKEQSQLLGFDLYLIKIPGLLDRDQPYGYWDESQQFLAFQHGILHWLSEMKIRPDVLHCHDYHTGLVPFMIENCPEFSFLKGIKTIGTIHNGEYQGDMSWEMADYLPWFEGGNWGLLDWNGRINPLAAMLKCCHAFNAVSKGYMTELFDQLRGLESLVQHEHRKAFGILNGIDTGVWNPETDHYLDFHYNKETASEGKRKNKAALCAAYGLDPKLPLFSFIGRFAGEKGADLLPEIVANSIRETFGGLNVMILGSGDQDVENQLLHLNQVFSNFALDLGYKEDLSHKIYAGSDFLLMPSRVEPCGLNQMYAMRYGTVPIVRYTGGLRDTVRDVSVGGGGVTFGSATANDAVHAMHRAMHIYNHDGLMGQLVQTNMSYDFSWEKSAMEYLKLYAD
- a CDS encoding PDZ domain-containing protein, with the translated sequence MPLSINGTNLTFLLDSGVNETILFSLEDKEVNFNKVEKITFSGLGENKNIEGLRSDNNLVTVGPNYNDAQHTVFIILDENINFSSHVGIPVNGIIGYHFFKNHPVEIDYIRKRITIHPVGSYVPKKTFREFEITVEGNKPYIAADIELTHDRKPTKLLLDLGNSDAVWLFPKLIPGFVYNRPFIDDYLGQGFNGDIFGKRSRIRGLYLGEFAFVKPLVAMPDEYSIQNLRLIPGRKGSVGSEVLRRFTIIFNYPENKIYLKKNRYYKDPFLFNKSGLDIQHDGMVWESDLVNILPTKVPGEPEGVSVYNASAGFRYHFVLKPQHSVAGCRQNSPCQSAGLRKNDKITHVNGRKASAYTLQQLNNLLKQEDGKTVQFKIERAGQILNVEIILTDPIPYQDEN
- a CDS encoding phosphoenolpyruvate carboxylase, giving the protein MQHHEITEKFRQLVENKFQIYNSLFMSLPYDRMTNIGMLLPFLYEESKAGYQLGKSPEEIIEEFFIKHTGLQTEEQKTELLFKIIQYIERQVVLFDSIEDAAFSQLHPESESGTLLQLYERAMQDRRLDAVRKKMQDFSVRVVFTAHPTQFYPNAVQRILHDLRSAIMKDSVTDIDMLLQQLGKTPFLNREKPTPLDEALSIIFYLRYVYYDSIGELYRKIKNTFGKDHDQPNPNIFQLGFWPGGDRDGNPFVTADITRKVAQQLHISILKSYYAHLKKLRRRLSFRGVSDELDMLSEEIYSAVYDGRNISEKQILSRINNAEEILMTQHNGLFSNLLDDFKDRVTIFGTHFATLDIRQDSRVHQQVIDEIVWRKAGFTHELTSEEKLHWLLSTHEVIRPEEFDEVTKDTLENIINIKTIQQTNGERGMSRYIISNSDEVKDVLNVFAMFRLCGYAEEDIKMDIVPLFETMQGLDAAADVMKSLYELPVYRRHLERRGNQQTIMLGFSDGTKDGGYLKANWEIYQTKEELTKRSEENGINVIFFDGRGGPPARGGGKTHDFYAAQGKTIANHKIEITIQGQTITSVFGNKDQAKYNFEQLLTAGIESEVFKNDKKDIEPSERALIAELAELSFRKYTDLKSHPRFVPYLQEMSTLQYYGKTNIGSRPTKRGADGDLKFEDLRAIPFVGSWSQLKQNVPGFFGFGFALNELKKQDRFDEIKALYRGSDFFKTLVLNSMMSMNKTYFPLTSYMKDNETYGEFWQILFDEYQLSKSMMLELTGFKMLMEEEPLSRKSIKIREKIVLPLLSIQQYALMKLHKNEGNREAYEKLVMRSLFGNINASRNSA
- a CDS encoding 4-hydroxy-tetrahydrodipicolinate reductase, with the protein product MKIGLFGFGKTGKAVANVILQHEEFILEWVYRQSNILEGRSVPEFLGVQSDDPGTIYSSQSISVEDLLRAQPVDMVIDFSSETGLSVYGEAAADAGIKIISAVSHYGESQKAMLQKLAQRTVVFWSPNITLGVNYLLFAAQFLKKIAPWVDIEINEEHFKEKKGTSGTAVKLAQALEITENNINSVRAGGIVGKHEVIFGFPYQTVRLIHESISREAFGSGVIFVAENLKTDQPGLYKFEDILLPYFSPQQVIQE
- a CDS encoding DegT/DnrJ/EryC1/StrS family aminotransferase codes for the protein MKKIQMVDLQSQYYKIKADVDNAVLNVLDSAAFINGPEVKSFQSELEAYLGTEHVIPCANGTDALQIALMALDLKEGDEVITADFTFAATVEVIHLLKLKSVLVDVDYDTFTIDPEKLKAAITPRTKAIIPVHLFGQCANMEEILKIAREHNLYVIEDNAQAIGADFTFSDGTVKKSGTMGTVGTTSFFPSKNLGCYGDGGAIFTDDNDLAHKIRGIVNHGMYERYYHDEVGVNSRLDSIQATVLRKKLPQLDAYNEARRKAADYYDEAFANHPHLLAPKRADYSTHVFHQYTLRVLNGKRTALQQYLAEKEIPAMIYYPVALRKQKAYYQESNDADFVNTDKLLDEVISLPMHTELDEEQLKYITDAVLDFFK
- the galE gene encoding UDP-glucose 4-epimerase GalE, with the protein product MTILVTGGLGYIGSHTVVELLKNEFEVVIVDDLSNSERFILQNIEKIAGKKPAFFPFDLKRKELLTQIFDAYEIAGCINFAAYKAVGESQEKPLDYYENNLFTLINILQEFKVRNISNFIFSSSCTVYGQADEMPIDENTPLKTPESSYGKTKQMGEEILKDFATAYGRRVSLLRYFNPIGAHPSALLGELPIGIPNNLVPYVTQTAAGIREKLNIWGNDYPTEDGTAIRDYIYVVDLAKAHVKALQKLITSNEETVIDIFNIGTGKGSSVLEVVEAYERANNVSVPYEICERRPGDITIAYANADKAERELGWKAETSLEEALRTTWEWQKYLESRL
- a CDS encoding thermonuclease family protein; translated protein: MHYNEINPKYTTMNVSKTENPSAKYFQIPGIITETHWIVERVLDGDTIIAKEEFGQESKEIRLYGLDAPQVHMSRKMREDEAKSHLPAAFLLELGLKSLGYVLQVCPPGTRITILTEKKNELDFWLRQLAYVILPSGECLNELLIANGWAKASHSYYCSMLTEYQSLNFQAKQHEQGIYLFTENF